The following proteins come from a genomic window of Oricola thermophila:
- a CDS encoding glutathione S-transferase family protein, whose amino-acid sequence MFTLYHHGSSVCAAKVRFAMAEKGLEWKGVYVDILKGEQFDPEYLKLNPKGVVPTLVHDDLVIQDSTVIIEYLDQIAPETSVHPTDPWERAQARYWTKAVDEDLHPACGAVTFVCSHRHTVLKNLGPEGVKEFLASTPSFSVTSDWKSQKDAFTRYGFEAPGAAEKVKLYDSYLHKMEDALDGGNDWLVGNKFSIADIAMTPYVNRLAMMSMRGMWEGGRLPNVENWFARIEALPNFRKCLIDWVPEDLTNDLRENGAKSWPEVAKILEIEI is encoded by the coding sequence ATGTTCACACTGTATCACCACGGATCCTCAGTTTGCGCCGCCAAGGTGCGCTTCGCGATGGCCGAGAAAGGGCTTGAATGGAAAGGGGTTTATGTTGATATCCTGAAAGGAGAGCAGTTCGACCCGGAGTATCTGAAGCTCAATCCGAAGGGCGTCGTGCCGACACTGGTTCATGATGACCTGGTGATCCAGGACAGCACGGTCATCATCGAGTACCTCGATCAAATCGCCCCCGAAACCAGCGTTCACCCCACGGACCCCTGGGAGCGTGCGCAGGCCAGGTACTGGACAAAGGCGGTCGACGAGGACTTGCATCCCGCTTGCGGCGCCGTCACGTTCGTCTGCTCGCATCGGCACACTGTTCTGAAAAATCTAGGACCGGAAGGCGTTAAGGAGTTCCTTGCGTCGACTCCGTCGTTCTCGGTGACGTCCGACTGGAAGAGCCAGAAGGATGCCTTTACCCGCTACGGTTTCGAGGCTCCCGGCGCGGCCGAGAAGGTCAAGCTTTACGACAGCTATCTCCACAAGATGGAGGATGCCTTGGACGGCGGGAACGATTGGCTTGTCGGAAACAAGTTCTCCATCGCCGACATTGCCATGACGCCCTACGTCAATCGGCTAGCCATGATGTCGATGCGCGGCATGTGGGAAGGCGGTCGCCTGCCCAATGTCGAGAATTGGTTCGCTCGTATCGAGGCGTTGCCCAACTTCAGGAAGTGCCTGATCGACTGGGTACCGGAAGACCTGACCAACGATCTTCGCGAAAACGGTGCCAAGAGCTGGCCCGAAGTGGCGAAGATTCTCGAAATCGAAATTTGA
- a CDS encoding LysR family transcriptional regulator — protein sequence MLDDYRGLAVFVAVADAGSLSAAGRQLKLSTSVVSHHLSRLEAKLGVTLFFRSTRSMSLTPEGRAALDAARRMVEAGEEALDLLGGDADEPVGSLRVAMPAWGEQTQLRQTLWDFARRYPMVAISLHSSDARVDIIKDGFDLAIRTGELRDSSLKCKRIGVFRRVFVASPAYLASRPPVVSLEDLVHCDFIAISMIPDAVTLMDGDTSLSFEPENVRLEVDSIAAAKSAVLAGLGIRLFPLSEVNDDIASGRLVQILPEFAVPELGVYAVWPDLSPQKKLTRRLIDYFSMRDDVAST from the coding sequence ATGCTGGATGACTACCGGGGGCTTGCCGTGTTCGTCGCGGTTGCGGATGCCGGCAGCCTCAGCGCAGCTGGGCGGCAGTTGAAGCTATCCACATCGGTCGTCAGCCACCATCTTTCTCGTCTTGAGGCAAAGCTCGGGGTGACGCTGTTCTTCCGCTCCACCCGCTCGATGTCGTTGACACCGGAAGGTCGCGCCGCGCTCGATGCTGCGCGCCGGATGGTTGAGGCCGGAGAGGAGGCACTGGATCTTCTGGGTGGAGATGCTGATGAGCCTGTCGGTTCATTGCGGGTGGCAATGCCTGCATGGGGCGAACAGACACAGTTGCGCCAGACATTGTGGGATTTCGCGCGACGTTATCCCATGGTCGCCATTTCGCTTCATAGTAGCGATGCGCGTGTGGATATCATCAAGGACGGCTTTGATCTGGCGATTAGAACTGGCGAATTGAGGGACAGTTCACTCAAGTGCAAGCGCATCGGAGTATTTCGCCGTGTTTTCGTGGCATCGCCGGCTTATCTCGCATCGCGCCCGCCCGTCGTATCGCTTGAAGACCTGGTTCACTGCGACTTCATTGCGATTTCCATGATCCCGGATGCAGTTACACTGATGGATGGCGATACGTCCCTGTCTTTCGAGCCCGAGAATGTGCGACTGGAAGTGGATTCCATCGCCGCGGCGAAGTCCGCAGTACTTGCAGGCTTGGGCATTCGGCTGTTCCCGTTGAGCGAGGTTAACGACGATATCGCTTCGGGCAGGCTTGTTCAGATCCTTCCTGAATTTGCGGTGCCCGAACTTGGCGTATACGCAGTGTGGCCGGACTTGAGCCCGCAGAAGAAGTTGACGCGCCGACTGATTGATTACTTTTCTATGCGTGATGATGTTGCGAGCACGTGA
- a CDS encoding DUF2218 domain-containing protein yields the protein MATSTTTITTTRASTYLQQLCKHFAHKVPVEFTPDRGTITLPFGTCTLRADNTTLTMTTIAKGDDLARMEQVIGDHFARFSFRENIEVNWQKQH from the coding sequence ATGGCGACCAGCACCACAACAATCACCACAACACGTGCTTCCACCTACCTCCAGCAGCTGTGCAAGCACTTCGCGCACAAGGTTCCCGTCGAGTTCACACCGGATCGAGGCACGATCACCCTGCCCTTCGGCACATGCACGTTGCGCGCCGACAACACCACCCTGACCATGACAACTATCGCCAAAGGCGACGACCTTGCGCGCATGGAGCAGGTCATCGGCGATCACTTCGCCCGCTTCTCCTTCCGCGAGAACATCGAAGTGAACTGGCAGAAACAGCACTAG
- a CDS encoding cytochrome c, which produces MLKRTLQALVGAGVVAFGGYLVFAYEPEIAPIDPADIPAYDAALVEKGRVLAAAGYCASCHTAADGAPYAGNYPMETGFGTLYSTNITPDPEDGIGAWSEEAFLRAMHDGVNREGQHLFPAFPFDHFTKMSDEDARAIYAYLMTEVAPATTEQEENGIPFPLGLRIWQAGWKLLFVDSGRFEPDPDKSDDWNRGAYLVEGVSHCGACHTPRNPLGAEIANRQFEGAAIDRWIAPALTARNESAIGWTAEDFAIYLKDGATRHQGVAAGPMAPVVHAGLRELPDSDLNAIGIYLADVTGNAPGEGETARIVATSLAAGAPTPAYRLEDGERLYAAACASCHYNAEDIALGHPDLGINSALRVEAPDNLVHVILNGVANEEGIPGVVMPAFRNALDDDEIAAIAAYLRASRTDLEPWPELVRTVSQIRIAEPVVH; this is translated from the coding sequence ATGCTGAAACGAACCCTTCAGGCCTTGGTCGGCGCCGGGGTAGTGGCCTTCGGCGGCTATCTTGTCTTCGCCTACGAGCCCGAGATCGCCCCGATCGACCCCGCCGATATTCCCGCATATGACGCCGCCCTTGTCGAAAAAGGCCGCGTTCTCGCTGCCGCAGGATACTGCGCCTCGTGCCACACTGCCGCCGATGGCGCGCCCTATGCAGGCAATTATCCAATGGAGACGGGTTTCGGCACGCTCTACTCCACCAACATCACCCCCGATCCCGAAGACGGCATCGGCGCATGGTCCGAAGAGGCGTTCCTGCGTGCCATGCATGACGGTGTGAACCGCGAAGGCCAGCACCTCTTCCCGGCCTTTCCCTTCGACCACTTCACGAAGATGTCCGACGAGGATGCGCGCGCAATCTATGCCTACCTGATGACCGAGGTGGCACCGGCCACAACCGAGCAGGAGGAAAACGGAATCCCCTTCCCGCTGGGCCTGCGCATCTGGCAAGCGGGCTGGAAGCTGCTGTTTGTCGACTCTGGCCGCTTCGAACCCGATCCTGACAAGTCCGACGATTGGAACCGCGGCGCCTACCTGGTCGAGGGCGTGTCTCATTGCGGAGCCTGTCACACGCCTCGAAACCCTCTGGGCGCAGAAATCGCAAACCGGCAGTTCGAGGGCGCGGCCATAGACCGCTGGATCGCCCCGGCGCTGACAGCGCGCAACGAATCCGCCATCGGCTGGACGGCCGAGGACTTCGCCATCTACCTGAAGGACGGCGCGACCCGCCACCAGGGCGTCGCCGCCGGGCCGATGGCACCCGTGGTCCATGCCGGCCTGCGCGAACTTCCCGACAGCGATCTGAATGCCATCGGCATCTACCTTGCCGATGTCACCGGCAACGCGCCGGGCGAAGGGGAAACCGCCCGGATCGTGGCGACCAGCCTTGCCGCTGGTGCCCCGACGCCGGCATATCGCCTTGAGGACGGCGAACGCCTCTACGCCGCAGCCTGCGCCTCCTGCCACTACAACGCCGAGGACATCGCCCTTGGCCACCCCGACCTCGGAATCAACTCGGCCCTGCGAGTGGAGGCCCCAGACAACCTGGTCCACGTGATCCTCAACGGCGTTGCCAACGAGGAAGGAATTCCCGGCGTGGTCATGCCCGCCTTCCGCAACGCCCTCGACGATGACGAGATTGCCGCCATCGCCGCCTACCTGCGCGCCTCGCGCACCGATCTCGAACCCTGGCCCGAGTTGGTCCGGACCGTTTCCCAGATACGCATCGCCGAACCTGTCGTCCACTGA
- a CDS encoding (2Fe-2S)-binding protein: MITFTLNGREVSIDTDPDTPLLWVIRDEIGLTGTKFGCGIGMCGACTVHVGGQATRACITFVGDVEGAEVTTIEGLDPLGNHPVQEAWRKLRVPQCGYCQSGQIMQAAALLKDIPDPSDDDIDAVMTGNLCRCMTYPRIRRAVREAANAMKGN; the protein is encoded by the coding sequence ATGATCACTTTCACGCTCAATGGCCGGGAAGTCAGCATCGACACCGATCCCGATACCCCCCTGCTATGGGTCATCCGCGACGAGATCGGCCTGACCGGCACAAAATTCGGCTGCGGCATCGGCATGTGCGGAGCCTGCACCGTCCATGTCGGCGGACAGGCTACGCGCGCCTGCATCACCTTCGTGGGCGATGTCGAAGGCGCCGAGGTGACGACCATCGAGGGGCTTGATCCCTTGGGCAACCATCCCGTGCAGGAGGCATGGCGCAAACTGCGCGTGCCACAATGCGGCTACTGCCAATCTGGCCAGATCATGCAGGCAGCCGCCCTGCTGAAGGACATTCCCGATCCCAGCGACGACGACATCGACGCGGTGATGACGGGTAACCTGTGCCGCTGCATGACCTATCCCCGCATCCGCCGCGCTGTGCGCGAAGCGGCCAATGCCATGAAAGGGAACTAA
- a CDS encoding xanthine dehydrogenase family protein molybdopterin-binding subunit — MMPMKQGNNASPPDFTRRGFLVAMSAAGAAFGFPRVAQAAARFAASEEPSPLARQVFEPSLWYAIDGEGRVNINITRAEMGQHIGTALARILADELGANWDDVQITYVDHEKKWGGAPTAGSRSVWSMWSVYRQAGAAGRVALIEAAAQMWGIPAEDCSAEADIVTGGGNSITFAALVTEGLSRSFTQDELKALPLKPHSDFRLIGQDVAALDIADKTTGRALYGIDAEVDGMVYGVPLIPPTRQGSKVISIDDSEAKGQKGYLRTIDLQDPSGIVPGMVVVVGETLMAAKWASELITVEWEAGETATVSEDDIQALSRELIADENAGTLLDTGNFNTAPAFETAVDTLEAEYTTSTVLHFALEPMNATAFVNDGGQYEIHAGSQWPALMTDWAQRALGVGPDKVTMRTYMLGGGFGRRVFGDYVVAAALTTKALGGRPIKLVFFREDDSLIDCPRSPSVQKLRLAIDDNQAITAMEHSAAAGWPSYTVRTEADMAKGVNGKPYDTAAISGADHWYEVGAHRVRAIANHLASQTVRTGFLRSIAPGWTNFAVESFMDEAAHKLGVDPLEFRLAHLRGEGRNAGEGPHSVGGASRQAAVLRRVAELSGYGRTDIGPDTAIGIASTYGQEREMPTWNGTAVQLRVDRETGMVEVQKLWMVIDCGTVIDPDGARAQCEGAALWGLSMALYEGTKIVDGQVHDRNLGSYAPLRMIDTPEIEIELMESTHAPTGLGEPGVTGVAPAVANAIFNATGARLRHLPMTPDAILKALQT, encoded by the coding sequence ATGATGCCGATGAAGCAAGGCAACAACGCCTCGCCCCCCGACTTCACCCGCCGCGGCTTTCTTGTCGCGATGTCCGCTGCCGGGGCCGCTTTCGGGTTCCCTCGTGTCGCCCAAGCAGCTGCGCGCTTTGCCGCCAGCGAAGAGCCGTCGCCCCTCGCGCGGCAGGTTTTCGAGCCCAGCCTCTGGTACGCGATCGACGGTGAAGGCCGCGTCAACATAAACATTACCCGCGCCGAGATGGGCCAGCACATCGGCACCGCCCTTGCCCGCATCCTCGCTGACGAGCTGGGTGCAAACTGGGATGATGTGCAGATCACCTATGTCGATCACGAGAAGAAATGGGGCGGCGCCCCCACCGCTGGCAGCCGTTCGGTCTGGAGCATGTGGTCCGTCTATCGCCAAGCCGGCGCCGCAGGGCGCGTGGCGTTGATCGAGGCGGCCGCGCAGATGTGGGGCATCCCGGCCGAAGATTGCAGCGCCGAAGCGGACATAGTCACGGGCGGCGGCAATTCCATCACCTTCGCTGCGCTGGTGACCGAAGGCCTGTCGCGCAGCTTCACGCAGGACGAGCTGAAAGCGTTGCCGCTGAAACCCCATTCGGATTTCCGACTGATCGGGCAGGATGTCGCCGCGCTTGACATCGCCGACAAGACCACGGGCCGCGCGCTCTACGGCATTGATGCGGAGGTTGACGGCATGGTCTACGGCGTGCCGCTGATCCCGCCGACACGGCAGGGATCAAAGGTAATCTCCATCGACGACAGCGAAGCGAAAGGGCAGAAGGGTTATCTGCGCACCATCGACCTGCAGGATCCCTCCGGCATCGTGCCGGGCATGGTGGTCGTGGTCGGCGAGACGCTGATGGCCGCGAAATGGGCCTCGGAACTGATCACGGTCGAGTGGGAAGCGGGCGAGACGGCCACGGTCTCCGAGGATGACATCCAGGCCTTGTCGCGCGAGTTGATCGCTGACGAAAACGCCGGGACGCTGCTGGACACCGGCAATTTCAACACCGCCCCCGCCTTCGAGACCGCTGTCGACACGCTGGAAGCCGAATACACCACCTCCACGGTGCTGCACTTCGCGCTGGAGCCGATGAACGCGACCGCCTTCGTAAATGACGGGGGCCAATACGAAATTCACGCGGGCAGCCAATGGCCCGCACTGATGACCGACTGGGCGCAGCGCGCGCTTGGCGTCGGCCCCGACAAGGTGACAATGCGCACCTACATGCTCGGTGGCGGCTTCGGGCGGAGGGTGTTCGGCGACTACGTCGTCGCCGCCGCACTGACAACCAAGGCCCTTGGCGGCCGGCCCATCAAGCTGGTGTTCTTCCGAGAGGACGACAGCCTGATCGACTGCCCCCGCTCTCCCAGCGTCCAGAAGCTGCGCCTTGCCATAGATGACAACCAGGCCATCACCGCCATGGAGCATTCCGCCGCAGCCGGCTGGCCCTCCTACACCGTGCGCACCGAGGCCGACATGGCCAAGGGCGTGAATGGCAAACCCTATGACACGGCGGCCATCTCGGGCGCGGACCACTGGTACGAAGTCGGCGCGCACAGGGTGCGGGCGATTGCCAACCACCTTGCCAGCCAGACCGTGCGCACCGGCTTCCTGCGTTCCATCGCGCCGGGCTGGACCAATTTCGCGGTGGAGAGCTTCATGGACGAGGCCGCGCACAAGCTGGGTGTCGATCCGCTGGAATTCCGCCTCGCGCATCTTCGCGGCGAAGGCCGCAACGCCGGCGAAGGGCCGCATTCCGTCGGCGGCGCGAGCCGGCAGGCCGCGGTGCTCAGGCGCGTAGCCGAACTATCGGGCTATGGGCGGACAGACATCGGCCCCGATACCGCGATCGGGATCGCCAGCACCTACGGGCAGGAACGGGAAATGCCGACCTGGAACGGTACAGCCGTACAACTGCGCGTGGACCGCGAAACCGGCATGGTCGAGGTGCAGAAACTGTGGATGGTGATCGATTGCGGGACGGTGATCGACCCCGACGGCGCACGCGCGCAATGCGAAGGCGCCGCGCTCTGGGGGCTGTCCATGGCGCTCTACGAAGGGACCAAGATCGTGGACGGGCAGGTCCACGACCGCAACCTGGGCAGCTACGCGCCCCTGCGCATGATCGACACGCCCGAGATCGAGATCGAGTTGATGGAAAGCACCCACGCCCCTACCGGCCTCGGCGAACCCGGGGTGACGGGCGTCGCGCCCGCCGTGGCCAACGCAATCTTCAACGCCACCGGTGCCCGCCTGCGCCACCTGCCGATGACACCGGATGCGATCCTCAAGGCCCTGCAAACGTGA
- a CDS encoding NAD(P)H-binding protein codes for MKIAVTAASGRLGSAIIEALKTTRGAESVIALARTPARAEGLGVEVRPGDYEAPDVLRTSLEGVDAVLLVSGLDAPEKRIPQHRNVINAATAAGVRKIVYTSIQGPEEGTGFSPVVQSNRQTEADIRQSSLDWVIGRNGIYIEPDVEYIDGYRKRGEIANCAGTARCGYTTRPELAAAYANLLVRSDLDGRTLNLNGTALTQTELAEHLNRAFGTALSYREISLEDFAADRAAELGPFLGGIIAGIYEGIRIGAFDNPSDFKTAAGRPHQSWDGFFAGLAA; via the coding sequence ATGAAGATCGCGGTCACCGCCGCTTCCGGCCGGCTTGGAAGCGCCATCATCGAAGCCCTGAAAACCACCCGGGGTGCCGAAAGCGTCATCGCCCTTGCCCGCACCCCGGCGCGAGCCGAAGGACTGGGGGTCGAGGTGCGCCCCGGCGACTACGAGGCTCCCGACGTCCTGCGCACCTCGCTCGAAGGCGTCGATGCGGTGCTGCTGGTCTCGGGCCTCGATGCGCCGGAGAAGCGCATTCCCCAGCACCGCAACGTGATCAATGCCGCGACGGCCGCCGGCGTGCGCAAGATCGTCTACACCAGCATCCAGGGCCCCGAAGAAGGCACCGGCTTTTCTCCTGTAGTGCAAAGCAATCGCCAGACCGAAGCCGACATTCGCCAAAGCAGCTTGGACTGGGTGATCGGGCGTAACGGCATCTATATCGAGCCCGACGTGGAATATATCGACGGCTACCGAAAGCGGGGCGAGATTGCGAACTGCGCCGGTACTGCCCGCTGCGGCTATACCACCCGGCCCGAGTTGGCCGCCGCCTATGCCAATCTACTCGTCCGCTCGGATCTCGACGGCCGTACACTCAACCTCAATGGCACCGCGCTCACCCAAACCGAGTTGGCCGAACACCTGAACCGTGCCTTCGGCACCGCGCTCAGCTACCGCGAAATCAGCTTGGAAGACTTCGCCGCCGACCGTGCGGCCGAACTTGGCCCCTTCCTAGGCGGCATCATAGCCGGAATCTACGAAGGCATCCGCATTGGCGCCTTCGACAATCCCAGCGACTTCAAAACCGCGGCCGGGCGCCCCCACCAGTCCTGGGACGGCTTTTTCGCCGGTCTCGCGGCCTGA
- a CDS encoding TRAP transporter large permease: MPSDIMIGFLGFVLLLVLLAIRVPVGTAMLAVGAGGIWLLHPRGDVAVFSTLAGESFSVSSLYSLTILPLFVLMGNLSGVSGMSRDLYDAAHAWFGHRKGGLASSTIVGCAGFSALSGSSLASAVTMGRVAIPEMKRYHYSDALATGSVAAGGTLGILIPPSAGFVIYAILTEESIGRLFMAGVLPGLVLMGLFMAAITIQVMRNPDLAPDALAKVPIRERFRALLRARWIIGIVVITVGGIYGGVFSAVEAAGIGAFLAFVATVLRGAFRWPEIRKALGDTLASTATTFYILMGAFVFTPFVALSGIPDALNEWVVGLGAGPYTVLILCLLALIVLGTFMEGFAILVLTLPLLQPLLEGFGFDMIWFGVLMVIVLEMGLISPPVGINVFVVKGIAPDVPMNTIFRGVWPFWFAMGAMIVLLILFPQIALLLPNTMFGP; this comes from the coding sequence ATGCCGTCGGATATCATGATCGGTTTCCTTGGCTTTGTCCTCCTGCTGGTTCTTCTCGCGATACGCGTTCCGGTGGGAACGGCGATGTTGGCTGTCGGGGCAGGCGGGATTTGGCTGCTTCATCCGCGGGGCGACGTGGCCGTGTTTTCGACGCTGGCAGGCGAGAGCTTCTCGGTGTCCTCGCTCTACTCGCTGACGATCCTGCCGCTCTTCGTGCTGATGGGAAACTTGAGCGGCGTATCGGGGATGAGCCGGGACCTGTATGATGCGGCACACGCCTGGTTCGGGCATCGCAAGGGCGGTCTTGCCTCGTCTACGATCGTGGGGTGCGCCGGGTTTTCGGCCCTGTCAGGGTCGTCCCTCGCCAGTGCTGTCACGATGGGGCGCGTGGCGATTCCTGAAATGAAGCGGTATCACTATTCGGACGCGCTTGCGACCGGTTCGGTCGCTGCCGGCGGCACGCTCGGGATCCTGATCCCGCCATCGGCCGGATTCGTGATCTATGCCATTCTGACCGAGGAAAGCATCGGCCGACTTTTCATGGCCGGGGTGTTGCCGGGACTTGTCCTGATGGGCCTGTTCATGGCGGCAATCACGATCCAGGTGATGCGAAATCCGGATCTGGCACCCGACGCGCTGGCGAAAGTTCCGATACGTGAGCGGTTCCGCGCATTGCTGCGCGCACGTTGGATCATCGGAATTGTCGTGATCACCGTGGGCGGTATCTATGGCGGTGTATTTTCCGCAGTTGAAGCCGCGGGCATCGGCGCATTTCTCGCCTTTGTCGCGACCGTCTTGCGTGGTGCATTCCGCTGGCCGGAAATCAGGAAGGCCCTGGGCGATACCCTCGCGTCGACGGCCACCACCTTCTACATCCTGATGGGCGCATTCGTTTTCACGCCCTTCGTGGCCTTGAGCGGCATACCCGATGCTCTCAACGAATGGGTCGTTGGCCTTGGTGCAGGTCCCTACACGGTGCTCATCCTTTGCCTGTTGGCCCTGATCGTGCTCGGCACGTTCATGGAAGGCTTTGCCATTCTTGTCCTTACCCTTCCGCTCCTTCAACCCCTGCTGGAAGGCTTCGGGTTCGACATGATCTGGTTCGGCGTTCTCATGGTCATCGTTCTTGAGATGGGCCTGATCTCGCCGCCGGTCGGTATCAATGTCTTTGTCGTCAAGGGCATTGCTCCGGATGTGCCCATGAACACCATTTTTCGGGGTGTCTGGCCGTTCTGGTTCGCGATGGGGGCGATGATCGTCCTTCTGATCCTCTTCCCCCAGATCGCTCTTCTCCTGCCGAACACCATGTTCGGTCCGTAA
- a CDS encoding SDR family NAD(P)-dependent oxidoreductase translates to MGRLDGKTAVITGAARGIGAVMAKRMAQEGAKVVVADVLDTDRTVEEIKSQGGSAIGVKVDVTSDDDLAAMVETAEKEFGSLDILVNNASIFAALEPKPFMQIDNDEFDRVMTVNARGVHQATKAAVPAMLRAGGGKIINIASGTFYYGPPGLSHYTASKGAVIALTRCHGRELGDKNIQVNAIAPGLTESEALQGHSGFDPARAPTVQSRSIKREMLPEDLLGTLLYLATSDSDFVTGQTLNVDGGKVNL, encoded by the coding sequence ATGGGCCGACTGGACGGAAAAACTGCCGTGATCACCGGGGCCGCTCGCGGAATCGGAGCGGTGATGGCAAAGCGAATGGCGCAGGAGGGTGCCAAGGTCGTGGTTGCGGATGTTCTTGATACGGACAGGACTGTCGAAGAAATCAAGAGCCAAGGCGGTTCCGCGATAGGCGTGAAGGTCGATGTCACCTCGGATGACGATCTTGCCGCCATGGTCGAGACGGCCGAGAAGGAATTCGGCAGCCTCGATATCCTTGTCAACAATGCGTCGATCTTTGCGGCGCTCGAGCCGAAGCCGTTCATGCAGATCGACAATGACGAGTTCGACAGGGTCATGACGGTCAACGCCAGGGGGGTGCACCAGGCCACGAAGGCGGCGGTCCCGGCGATGTTGCGCGCCGGAGGCGGAAAGATCATCAACATCGCGTCGGGCACGTTCTATTATGGCCCTCCGGGACTGTCGCACTACACTGCCTCGAAGGGAGCGGTCATCGCGCTGACGCGCTGCCATGGTCGCGAACTGGGCGACAAGAATATTCAGGTCAATGCGATCGCGCCGGGCCTGACCGAAAGCGAAGCACTCCAGGGGCATTCGGGATTTGATCCCGCGCGAGCTCCTACCGTACAGTCGCGTTCGATCAAACGTGAAATGCTTCCCGAAGACCTGCTTGGCACGCTCCTCTATCTCGCCACGTCCGACAGCGATTTTGTTACCGGACAGACGCTGAACGTGGACGGCGGCAAGGTTAACCTCTGA
- a CDS encoding TRAP transporter small permease, with amino-acid sequence MPGKSLKGWLTRIGDLFAFAAGLAVVILVMTTVVAVAGRYVFGQPIFGIEDVSRVMLAFVVAGSIAYGARRGAHVHVDVISMQAGRRVLRVTDTIARLVGIAVAFLTSYALFTKGLCGKACGYFTPNLSIPHMPFYFALSLSMALFGLILLVDLFTGTPVEEHSSEDDGEQF; translated from the coding sequence ATGCCCGGAAAGTCGCTGAAAGGATGGCTTACCCGCATTGGCGACCTGTTCGCCTTTGCGGCCGGGCTGGCAGTGGTGATCCTCGTGATGACGACTGTTGTCGCCGTGGCGGGCCGATACGTTTTCGGTCAGCCCATTTTCGGCATTGAGGATGTGTCCCGGGTAATGCTGGCGTTTGTCGTAGCAGGCTCGATTGCCTACGGCGCCAGGCGTGGAGCGCACGTGCATGTCGACGTGATCTCGATGCAGGCTGGTCGCAGGGTGTTGCGTGTGACCGACACGATCGCACGGCTTGTTGGTATCGCGGTTGCGTTCCTTACCTCTTATGCCCTGTTTACAAAGGGGCTTTGTGGCAAGGCCTGCGGCTATTTCACGCCAAATCTGAGTATTCCGCACATGCCATTCTATTTCGCGCTTTCGCTGAGCATGGCGCTGTTCGGTTTGATCCTCTTGGTCGATCTGTTCACGGGCACACCGGTCGAGGAGCATTCATCCGAAGACGACGGGGAGCAGTTCTGA
- a CDS encoding TRAP transporter substrate-binding protein, whose translation MTLKQALLAALAASTLAGAAHADTEFSLSYFMGPKHRFNEAFFAPFAEKLAELSGGTLTVKQYPGGTLNSNPALQYSTVVEGVTDIAFGISSYTYDLFPISSSVSVPGICNSGIDCTEALWRAEDLIDEEFDAKIIAMWSNEPMAIVTRDKPIRTLEDFEGLKIRVSSNIEAEFLSALGAAPVSQSVEEINQNLANGTIDAIAIDPTSVRDFKLYEPGKYITLGMPTAGLPFWMLMNNQSYEALSDEERAWVDAAGGRELSVAGAVKTEGMAASALQLARDEGVEIITLSPEEVARITQAFEAPLNKFKAGTFNGVSGADIYAAMKGE comes from the coding sequence ATGACACTGAAACAAGCACTTCTGGCGGCATTGGCCGCAAGCACTCTGGCTGGTGCAGCGCACGCCGACACCGAGTTCAGCCTCAGCTACTTCATGGGGCCGAAACATCGGTTCAACGAGGCATTCTTCGCGCCGTTCGCGGAGAAGCTTGCGGAACTCTCCGGGGGCACATTGACCGTCAAACAGTATCCCGGTGGCACGCTCAACTCGAATCCCGCGCTGCAATACTCGACCGTTGTCGAGGGGGTGACGGACATTGCGTTTGGTATTTCGAGCTATACCTACGACCTGTTTCCGATTTCCAGCTCTGTCAGCGTGCCCGGCATCTGCAATTCCGGCATCGACTGTACCGAGGCTCTTTGGCGCGCCGAGGATCTGATAGATGAGGAGTTCGACGCCAAGATAATCGCCATGTGGTCCAATGAACCGATGGCAATTGTCACGCGTGACAAGCCGATCAGGACATTGGAGGACTTCGAAGGCCTGAAAATCCGGGTGAGTTCGAATATCGAAGCCGAATTCCTGTCCGCGCTGGGCGCGGCCCCGGTATCCCAGTCGGTGGAAGAGATCAATCAGAACCTCGCCAACGGCACGATTGACGCGATCGCCATCGATCCAACCTCGGTGCGGGACTTCAAGCTCTATGAGCCCGGCAAATACATCACGTTGGGCATGCCGACAGCCGGTCTTCCGTTCTGGATGTTGATGAACAACCAGAGCTACGAGGCGCTGTCCGACGAGGAAAGGGCTTGGGTTGATGCCGCTGGAGGGCGTGAACTGAGCGTGGCGGGGGCAGTGAAGACGGAAGGTATGGCGGCTTCCGCGCTTCAGCTTGCCCGTGACGAGGGCGTCGAAATCATCACCCTGTCGCCGGAAGAGGTGGCGCGCATCACACAAGCCTTCGAAGCACCGCTGAACAAGTTCAAGGCCGGAACATTCAATGGTGTCAGTGGTGCCGATATCTACGCGGCGATGAAGGGCGAGTGA